One genomic segment of Oncorhynchus masou masou isolate Uvic2021 chromosome 16, UVic_Omas_1.1, whole genome shotgun sequence includes these proteins:
- the LOC135557903 gene encoding exostosin-like 3, giving the protein MMQRNGGGVGAGGQPWVLRRVRLTWLSFMLFFILVFFPLIAHYYLTTIDEAGGPDKRIFGPRPGGELCEAKHVQDLCRIRESVSEELLQLEAKRQELNGEIVRLNLRIEACKRSIDSAKQDLLQLKNVISQTEHSYKELMAQNQPKLSLPVRLLPDKDDPGLPPPKSAHVCRLRSCFDYARCPLTSGFPVYVYDTASYPWGESLDPLVRQAFATSVKSSIYVTDNPSIACLYVVLVGELQESSSSPLPAPSALEKQLKALPYWRSDGHNHLLVHLSRKSMTQNFLYNVSTGRAAVAQSTFLEQQYREGFDLVVSPLVHALSEPNFLEVPPQVPVKRKYLFTFQGERVESLRSSLQEGPPQSFEEEMEGDPPADYDDRIIGTLKAVQDSRLDRVLVEFTCKSPQPSLPTEWALCGEREERLEVLKASTFALVISPGDGQLMASAGNGMRLFEALEVGAIPVVLGDHARLPYHQLVHWSEAAIMVPKPRITELHFLLRSLSDNDLLAMRRQGRFLWETYFSTSENVLGTILASVRTRIQVPPAPIHEEPAQEIPHKAGKMAGTDANMGDNGDLDLGPVETEPPYASPRFLRNFTYTASDTYQTWNRAPGPFHLFPHTPLDPVLPSEAKFLGSGTGFRPIGSGTGGSGKEFQAALGGNVPREQFTVVMLTYEREEVLMNSLERLNGLPYLNKVVVVWNSPKPPSDDLLWPDIGLPIVVVRTEKNSLNNRFLPWDVVETEAILSIDDDAHLRHDEIMFGFRVWREARDRIVGFPGRFHAWDVNHQSWLYNSNYSCELSMVLTGAAFFHKYYAYLYSYVMPQAIRDMVDEYINCEDIAMNFLVSHITRKPPIKVTSRWTFRCPGCPQALSHDDSHFHERHKCINFFVKVYGYMPLLYTQFRVDSVLFKTRLPHDKTKCFKFI; this is encoded by the exons ATGATGCAGCGTAACGGTGGCGGGGTGGGTGCTGGTGGCCAGCCGTGGGTGCTGCGGCGTGTGCGCCTCACCTGGCTCAGCTTCATGCTCTTCTTCATCCTTGTCTTCTTCCCGCTCATTGCCCACTACTACCTCACCACCATCGACGAGGCAGGCGGCCCCGACAAGCGCATCTTCGGCCCTCGGCCCGGCGGTGAGCTGTGCGAAGCCAAGCACGTGCAGGACCTGTGCCGCATCCGCGAGTCGGTCAGCGAGGAGCTGCTTCAGCTGGAGGCTAAGCGGCAGGAGCTGAACGGGGAGATCGTCCGACTCAACCTGCGTATCGAAGCGTGCAAGCGTAGCATCGACAGTGCCAAGCAGGACCTGCTGCAGTTGAAGAACGTTATCAGCCAGACGGAGCACTCATACAAGGAGCTGATGGCCCAGAACCAGCCCAAGCTCTCGCTTCCCGTGAGGTTATTACCTGACAAGGACGACCCAGGACTACCCCCGCCCAAGTCTGCCCACGTCTGCCGCCTGCGCTCCTGCTTCGACTACGCCCGCTGCCCGTTGACCTCGGGCTTCCCTGTGTACGTCTACGACACGGCCTCCTACCCCTGGGGCGAGTCCCTGGACCCGCTGGTCAGGCAAGCCTTCGCCACCTCGGTGAAGAGCAGCATCTACGTGACGGACAACCCCAGCATCGCCTGTCTGTATGTGGTGCTGGTGGGGGAGCTGCAGGAGtcttcttcctcccccctcccggCCCCCTCAGCGCTGGAGAAGCAGCTGAAGGCTTTGCCGTACTGGAGGTCTGACGGACACAACCATCTCCTGGTTCACCTTTCCAGGAAGTCCATGACACAGAACTTCCTGTACAATGTGAGCACGGGCCGGGCGGCAGTGGCCCAGTCCACCTTTCTTGAGCAGCAGTACCGCGAGGGCTTTGACCTGGTGGTGTCCCCACTGGTCCACGCCCTCTCTGAGCCCAACTTCCTGGAGGTGCCGCCCCAGGTGCCGGTCAAGAGGAAGTACCTGTTTACCTTCCAGGGCGAGAGGGTGGAGTCTCTGAGGAGCAGCCTGCAGGAGGGGCCGCCTCAGTCCtttgaggaggagatggagggagacccgCCAGCCGACTACGACGATCGCATCATCGGAACGCTTAAGGCAGTGCAGGACAGCCGCCTGGACCGGGTGCTGGTGGAGTTCACCTGTAAGAGCCCGCAGCCCAGCCTGCCCACAGAGTGGGCCCtgtgtggggagagggaggagcggCTAGAGGTCCTTAAGGCCTCCACCTTTGCCTTGGTCATCTCCCCCGGAGACGGTCAACTGATGGCCTCAGCAGGCAACGGCATGAGGCTGTTTGAGGCCCTGGAGGTGGGGGCCATCCCTGTGGTACTGGGGGACCATGCCAGGCTGCCCTACCATCAGCTGGTCCACTGGAGCGAGGCGGCCATTATGGTGCCCAAGCCCCGCATCACCGAGCTGCACTTCCTGCTACGCAGCCTATCAGACAATGACCTGCTGGCCATGCGGCGGCAGGGCCGCTTCCTGTGGGAAACCTACTTCTCTACCTCAGAGAACGTCCTGGGCACAATTCTGGCTAGCGTCCGGACCCGCATCCAGGTGCCCCCCGCGCCCATCCACGAGGAACCTGCCCAGGAGATTCCCCACAAGGCGGGCAAGATGGCGGGCACAGACGCTAACATGGGCGACAATGGCGACCTGGACCTGGGTCCCGTGGAGACGGAGCCACCCTACGCCTCACCACGCTTCCTTCGGAACTTCACCTACACAGCATCCGACACCTACCAGACCTGGAACCGCGCCCCGGGGCCTTTCCACCTCTTCCCTCACACGCCGCTGGACCCGGTGCTGCCCTCGGAGGCCAAGTTCCTGGGTTCGGGCACGGGCTTCCGCCCCATTGGCAGTGGCACGGGTGGCTCGGGGAAGGAGTTTCAGGCAGCGCTGGGTGGGAACGTGCCCCGGGAGCAGTTCACCGTGGTCATGCTGACCTATGAGAGGGAGGAGGTTCTGATGAACTCCCTGGAGAGGCTCAACGGGCTGCCTTACCTCAacaaggtggtggtggtgtggaacTCCCCCAAGCCTCCTTCAGACGACCTACTGTGGCCAGACATCGGCCTGCCCATCGTG GTGGTGCGCACGGAGAAGAACAGCCTCAACAACCGGTTCCTGCCCTGGGACGTCGTGGAGACGGAAGCCATCTTGTCCATCGACGATGACGCCCACCTCCGCCACGACGAGATCATGTTCGGGTTCAG AGTGTGGAGGGAGGCCAGGGACCGCATCGTGGGCTTCCCTGGGAGGTTCCATGCCTGGGACGTCAACCACCAGTCATGGCTCTATAACTCTAACTACTCCTGTGAACTGTCCATGGTACTGACGGGCGCCGCCTTCTTTCACAAG TACTATGCGTACCTGTACTCGTACGTGATGCCCCAGGCCATCCGCGACATGGTGGATGAGTACATCAACTGTGAGGACATCGCCATGAACTTCCTGGTGTCGCATATCACCCGCAAGCCCCCTATCAAG gTGACGTCTCGTTGGACCTTCCGCTGCCCTGGCTGCCCGCAGGCCCTGTCGCATGACGACTCTCACTTCCACGAGCGCCACAAGTGCATCAACTTCTTTGTCAAGGTGTACGGCTACATGCCCTTACTCTACACGCAGTTCCGCGTGGACTCTGTGCTCTTCAAGACGCGCCTGCCCCACGACAAGACTAAGTGCTTCAAGTTCATCTAG